A window of the Gossypium hirsutum isolate 1008001.06 chromosome A05, Gossypium_hirsutum_v2.1, whole genome shotgun sequence genome harbors these coding sequences:
- the LOC107924253 gene encoding delta-aminolevulinic acid dehydratase 1, chloroplastic, producing the protein MASTIVNAPCTVPSVKGFETQNYVGLRPISSLRFNSGRTSTSGRSRGLFVVRACERHDGHVKKIEMSIEECEAAVVAGNAPEAPPVPPKPAAPVGTPVIKPYQLTRRPRRNRKSPALRASFQETSISPANFVYPLFIHEGQEDTPIGAMPGCYRLGWRHGLVEEVAKAWDVGVNSIVLFPKVPDALKSPTGDEAYNDNGLVPRTIRLLKDKFPDLVIYTDVALDPYSSDGHDGIVREDGVIMNDETVHQLCKQAVSQARAGADVISPSDMMDGRVGAIRAALDSEGFHHVSIMSYTAKYASSFYGPFREALDSNPRFGDKKTYQMNPANYREALVEAHEDEAEGADILLVKPGLPYLDIIRLLRDQSPLPIAAYQVSGEYSMIKAGSVLKMIDEERVMMESLMCLRRAGADIILTYFALQAARALCGEKR; encoded by the exons ATGGCTTCCACAATTGTAAATGCTCCCTGCACGGTTCCTTCTGTTAAAGGTTTTGAGACTCAAAACTACGTTGGTCTTAGACCAATTTCTAGTTTAAGGTTCAATTCTGGTAGGACTTCAACCTCAGGACGTTCTCGGGGCCTTTTTGTGGTGAGGGCATGCGAAAGGCATGATGGACATGTGAAAAAGATTGAAATGAGTATTGAAGAATGTGAGGCTGCTGTTGTAGCTGGGAATGCGCCTGAAGCTCCTCCAGTTCCCCCTAAGCCAGCTGCTCCTGTTGGGACTCCTGTGATTAAACCTTAT CAACTTACCAGGCGTCCTCGTCGTAACCGTAAGTCCCCTGCATTGAGAGCATCATTCCAGGAAACAAGTATATCTCCTGCAAATTTTGTATATCCTCTTTTTATTCATGAAG GTCAGGAGGACACACCCATTGGAGCTATGCCAGGATGTTATAGGCTTGGATGGAGACATGGACTTGTTGAAGAG GTGGCAAAGGCCTGGGATGTTGGAGTTAATAGTATTGTGCTCTTCCCCAAAGTTCCAGATGCTCTGAAG TCTCCCACAGGAGATGAAGCCTACAATGACAATGGTTTAGTGCCTCGAACAATTCGTCTGCTTAAGGACAAGTTCCCTGACCTT GTTATCTATACGGATGTTGCTTTAGATCCATACTCCTCAGATGGGCATGATGGTATTGTCAGAGAAGATG GAGTCATAATGAATGATGAGACAGTGCATCAATTATGTAAGCAAGCGGTGTCCCAG GCTCGAGCTGGAGCTGATGTTATTAGTCCCAGTGATATGATGGATGGACGTGTTGGAGCTATTCGTGCTGCCCTTGATTCTGAAGGCTTTCACCATGTTTCTATCATGTCCTATACAGCAAA ATATGCAAGTTCATTTTATGGCCCCTTCCGAGAAGCACTGGACTCTAACCCACGCTTTGGAGATAAAAAAAC GTATCAGATGAACCCAGCAAATTACAGAGAAGCATTAGTTGAGGCTCATGAAGATGAGGCTGAAGGTGCTGACATTCTATTG GTCAAGCCTGGTCTCCCTTATTTGGATATCATTAGACTTCTCAGGGATCAATCTCCTTTGCCTATTGCTGCCTACCAG gTTTCAGGTGAATACTCCATGATCAAAGCCGGTAGTGTTCTCAAAATGATTGATGAAGAAAGGGTCATGATGGAATCATTGATGTGCCTCCGCCGGGCTGGTGCCGACATTATCCTTACATATTTTGCTCTACAAGCTGCAAGGGCTTTATGTGGTGAGAAGAGGTGA
- the LOC107924252 gene encoding IAA-amino acid hydrolase ILR1-like 6, with product MNSLYLYVLVLSLIFTPFFLNNFLLFVYSITSSSSDNNEYSTLFDAIASVNPKAPLNSGKNYTSPSGSLGSSSSCKVWSVACSEAVLSLARKPENVEWIKGLRRKIHENPELAFEEYETSKLIRTELDRMEIEYRYPLAKTGIRAWIGTGSPPFVAIRADMDALPIQEGVEWEHKSKVAGKMHACGHDAHVAMLVGAAKILKNREHHLKGTVILLFQPAEEAGNGAKRMIGDGALEDIEAIFAVHVSHEHPTAIIGSRPGPLLAGCGFFRAVISGRKGLAGDPHNSVDPILAASAAVISLQGIVSRESNPLDSQVVSVTSFNGGNNLNMIPDTVVIGGTFRAFSNASFYNLLQRIQEVVVEQASVFRCSATVDFFEKDSTIYPPTVNDDHMYEHVKKVATDLLGPTNFRVVPPMMGAEDFSFYTEIVPAAFYYIGVRNETLGSIHTGHSPYFMIDEDVLPMGAAVHASIAERYLNERG from the exons ATGAATTCTCTATACCTGTATGTTTTAGTTTTAAGCTTAATCTTCAcgcccttttttttaaataattttctcctTTTTGTTTACTCCATAACTTCTTCTTCTTCGGATAATAATGAATATTCCACTTTATTCGACGCCATAGCTTCCGTCAACCCAAAGGCTCCTTTAAACTCCGGTAAGAACTATACGTCGCCGTCCGGTTCACTTGGTTCCTCATCCAGCTGCAAGGTATGGAGCGTGGCCTGCTCCGAAGCGGTTTTGAGCCTGGCCCGGAAACCCGAGAACGTGGAGTGGATTAAAGGGTTGAGGAGGAAGATACACGAGAACCCTGAGCTTGCTTTTGAAGAATACGAAACCAGTAAGCTGATTCGAACTGAGTTGGATCGTATGGAAATTGAATATAGATACCCTTTGGCTAAAACGGGTATTCGGGCTTGGATTGGAACCGGTAGCCCGCCCTTTGTAGCCATCCGAGCTGACATGGATGCTCTGCCCATACAG GAAGGTGTAGAATGGGAGCATAAGAGCAAAGTTGCAGGGAAAATGCATGCTTGTGGGCACGATGCACATGTCGCAATGCTCGTTGGTGCTGCTAAAATATTGAAGAACCGAGAACACCATTTGAAG GGAACTGTTATACTGCTGTTTCAGCCAGCTGAGGAAGCCGGAAACGGTGCTAAACGTATGATCGGCGACGGTGCATTGGAAGACATCGAGGCCATATTTGCAGTTCATGTCTCTCACGAACACCCCACGGCTATTATTGGCTCGAGGCCTGGTCCACTGCTTGCCGGTTGTGGCTTCTTTAGAGCCGTTATCAGTGGAAGAAAAGGCCTAGCCGGCGACCCTCACAACTCGGTTGACCCAATCTTAGCTGCTTCAGCTGCCGTAATTAGCTTACAGGGAATCGTTTCTCGAGAATCAAACCCATTGGACTCCCAG GTCGTGTCTGTCACCTCCTTCAACGGCGGCAATAATCTGAATATGATCCCTGACACTGTTGTTATCGGAGGCACTTTCAGGGCTTTTTCCAATGCCAGCTTTTACAACCTTCTTCAAAGAATCCAAGAGGTTGTGGTGGAGCAGGCCAGTGTTTTCCGATGCTCCGCGACGGTGGATTTCTTCGAAAAGGACTCAACAATCTATCCTCCAACAGTGAATGACGATCATATGTATGAACATGTGAAAAAAGTGGCCACTGATTTGCTAGGACCAACAAATTTCAGGGTGGTTCCGCCGATGATGGGCGCGGAGGACTTCTCGTTTTATACCGAGATCGTTCCGGCGGCTTTCTACTACATCGGCGTAAGGAACGAGACGTTGGGGTCGATACACACGGGTCACTCGCCGTATTTTATGATCGACGAAGATGTTCTTCCTATGGGTGCTGCCGTTCATGCAAGTATTGCCGAAAGATACCTCAACGAACGTGGTTAA